Genomic DNA from Novipirellula caenicola:
CCAAAGGCGACACCGAAGGGGCGATCATGGCTTACCTGCATACGCATCTGATGTTTTCCGGTCAAAGCGATGCGCATGCCGTGGCCCTTTCAAAGCTGGTCGAACTGTGGCCCAAGGTTGGCAAGCCCGAACGGGGTGCGGAAGCACGTCAAGAATTACAGCAACGCTACCCTGGATTTGGCAAATAATTGAAAACGTCGATGCCGTTTTTGCCGTTGCAAGTGGACCCTCGTGCCTGATTTCTCAATCGATTCGAATCGCTTCAAGGGTGCGAGGGTACTTTTCTCCAACTATCCTGTTCAAATGCTAGAATTCTCTGGTTCCGAATTCGGACCCACCGAGATCGCACCAAACCGAAATACAATCTAAACGTTCCCGCTACTTATCTTCAGAGAGTCTCGTTGATGTTCGCTGCCTGCGGTTCCCTTCTGCATCCTGCCCGTCTCAGCACGCCCAGCATGCACACGTTTCGTTCTGTGGGTCTAGTGATCTTGGCATCGCTATTCCTGGTCACCCCGGCGCTGGCGCAAGACGACGCTGCAGCCGAATTTGGTGATCCCGAACCTGCGGCGGCGGCACCTGCGGACGTGCCCGCCGACGCCGGAGCGGACAACGCGGGAGCGGAACCGACCGCAAAGAAATCGAGCGACCAAAACCTGTTGGCCTGGACGATCGAAGCACTCGGTTTGACCTATTCGTTCGTGTTTTTGGTGTTGTCGATCACGCTCGTTTCGCTGTTTGTGATGAACGTCTTGGCCGCTCGCCGCGACACGCTGTGCCCTCATGAATTGGTCGAAGGTTTCGAAGAGAAGCTGAACGAGAAACAGTTCCAAGAAGCCTATGACATGGCCAAAGCCGATGAATCGGTTCTCGGTCAAGTGCTGTCGGCGGGATTGGCGCGACTGTCACGCGGCTACAACAAAGCACTCGAAGGGATGCAGGAAGTCGGCGAAGAGGAAAGCATGAAGCTCGAGCATCGGCTGAGCTACATGGCGTTGATCGGCAACCTCAGCCCGATGATCGGATTGTTCGGGACGGTTCACGGGATGATTGAATCGTTCCAAGTGATCGCACTTGGTGGTGCATCGCCGAAACCCGCTGATTTGGCTGCCGGTATTTCGACCGCACTTTTCACCACGCTGATTGGATTGGCCATCGCGATTCCTGCGATCGCCGCCTACAACGTGTTGCGGAACCGCGTCTCGCGGATGCTGCTTGAAATTGGTGTGACCAGCGAAAACTTGATGAGCCGTTTCGAGGACGTGACGCCTCAGGGGACCAAAGCTTAAATGCGAGTCAAATCGAAAAAACCTGACTTGGCCGAAGGCGATTTGACGCCGATGATCGACATGACGTTTCAGTTGATCGCGTTTTTCATGGTGTTGATCAATTTCGCGCAAACGGAAGCCAATGATCGCGTCGTGTTGCCGAACAGCCAATTGGTCAAACCGCCCGAAGTGCCGCTCGAATTCCCCATCATCCTGCATGTGGCGATGGATGGCGAAATCGTGCTCGGCGGCGACGACTACACCGTGGAAACGCTGCGAGTCGGCTTGCTACGCGAATTGACCGTGATTGAATCCGAAGGCAAATCCGCCGACGATGCAAACGTCGTCATCCGTGCTCACAAAGACACCGCAGCGGGCGATGTGCAGGAGGTGATCCGAGTGGCGCAAGAACAGAAACTCGTCAACTTTGCGCTGCGAGTGAAGGAAGACAACCGATGAAAATTCGCAATCAGGGCGAGAACGAGAAGAACGAACTCAACATGACCAGCATGATTGACATCGTCTTTCTATTGCTGGTGTTCTTCGTGATGACCTTCAAGGTCGTGGAAATGGAAGGCGACTTCAGCGTGCGAATGCCGCTGGGCGATAGCCAAGGGGCTGCAGATCCGACCGACCTCGGGCTGAAACTGCGGCTACGAGCCGATTCACAGGGCCGACTCGCTTCGATGGCACTAAACGACTCGGACCTGGGCACCGATTACGACGCGCTGCGAGCCCGCATCGTTTCGCAAATCGGTTCGGCCACGCCGACCGAAGAGGACGAGGGGCCTGAACTTG
This window encodes:
- a CDS encoding biopolymer transporter ExbD encodes the protein MKIRNQGENEKNELNMTSMIDIVFLLLVFFVMTFKVVEMEGDFSVRMPLGDSQGAADPTDLGLKLRLRADSQGRLASMALNDSDLGTDYDALRARIVSQIGSATPTEEDEGPELEIDTDYNLRYENVIKAITAVSGYKDGNEVVKLIEKIKFAKPRR
- a CDS encoding biopolymer transporter ExbD, which gives rise to MRVKSKKPDLAEGDLTPMIDMTFQLIAFFMVLINFAQTEANDRVVLPNSQLVKPPEVPLEFPIILHVAMDGEIVLGGDDYTVETLRVGLLRELTVIESEGKSADDANVVIRAHKDTAAGDVQEVIRVAQEQKLVNFALRVKEDNR
- a CDS encoding MotA/TolQ/ExbB proton channel family protein — encoded protein: MHTFRSVGLVILASLFLVTPALAQDDAAAEFGDPEPAAAAPADVPADAGADNAGAEPTAKKSSDQNLLAWTIEALGLTYSFVFLVLSITLVSLFVMNVLAARRDTLCPHELVEGFEEKLNEKQFQEAYDMAKADESVLGQVLSAGLARLSRGYNKALEGMQEVGEEESMKLEHRLSYMALIGNLSPMIGLFGTVHGMIESFQVIALGGASPKPADLAAGISTALFTTLIGLAIAIPAIAAYNVLRNRVSRMLLEIGVTSENLMSRFEDVTPQGTKA